The proteins below are encoded in one region of Leptotrichia sp. oral taxon 215 str. W9775:
- a CDS encoding IS30 family transposase → MVQEQYTTKRRKGQHLKLIERGKIEALLKIGIPKVKIAQELGISVRTLHREIKRGMVELLNTDLSTREVYSAEFAQSKYDKAQKGKEGELKIGKNLKLVKYLEDSVKRGKNSPYAALEQAKREGQEVNIGLKTLYNYIHSGLFLEYSEDDMPYRKRRKKKVELRKRIRKQGGRSIEERDERIGARLEHGHWEVDTVLGKKGTLTCLLVLTERKTRLQLIRKLENRTALHTEGRIKGLIEEYPDSIKTLTSDNSSEFMKVEEIEGLGVGYFYAHSFSSWERGSNENNNKLIRRFIPKGTDITDITEEELKSIEEWMNNYPRKLFNGKSSKEMYDIELKQYIS, encoded by the coding sequence ATGGTTCAAGAACAGTATACAACAAAAAGAAGAAAAGGGCAACACTTAAAATTAATAGAGAGAGGAAAAATAGAAGCACTTCTTAAAATAGGAATACCAAAAGTGAAAATAGCACAGGAACTGGGAATAAGTGTGAGAACCCTCCACAGGGAAATCAAAAGAGGCATGGTGGAGCTTCTGAATACAGATTTATCAACAAGGGAAGTATATTCTGCGGAATTTGCCCAGTCAAAGTATGACAAGGCACAGAAGGGGAAAGAAGGAGAACTTAAGATAGGGAAGAACCTCAAACTGGTAAAATATCTTGAAGATTCGGTGAAACGGGGGAAGAATTCCCCGTATGCTGCACTGGAGCAAGCAAAAAGGGAAGGACAGGAAGTAAACATAGGACTGAAGACACTGTATAACTATATACATAGCGGACTGTTTCTGGAATATAGTGAGGATGACATGCCCTACAGGAAGAGGAGAAAGAAGAAGGTTGAGTTAAGGAAACGTATAAGGAAGCAGGGAGGGAGGAGCATAGAGGAAAGAGATGAAAGGATAGGGGCACGTTTAGAGCATGGGCACTGGGAAGTGGATACAGTATTAGGTAAGAAGGGGACATTGACATGTCTTCTTGTACTGACAGAACGAAAGACAAGGCTTCAGCTGATAAGGAAGCTAGAAAACAGGACAGCATTACATACAGAAGGAAGAATAAAGGGATTAATAGAGGAATATCCAGATTCAATAAAGACACTTACGAGTGACAATAGTAGTGAATTTATGAAGGTTGAAGAGATAGAAGGACTGGGAGTAGGATATTTTTATGCACACAGCTTCAGTTCGTGGGAACGAGGGAGTAACGAAAATAATAATAAGCTGATAAGAAGGTTTATACCAAAAGGGACAGATATAACAGATATAACGGAAGAAGAACTAAAGAGTATAGAGGAATGGATGAATAATTATCCGCGAAAACTTTTTAATGGAAAAAGCTCAAAAGAAATGTATGATATTGAACTGAAACAGTACATTTCATAA
- a CDS encoding helix-turn-helix transcriptional regulator translates to MAVSYKKLWHILLDRDMKKKELEALAGLSHYAMSKMSRDENVTTEVLGKVCAALDCKIEDIIDFLPDEK, encoded by the coding sequence ATGGCTGTTAGTTATAAAAAACTTTGGCATATTCTTCTTGATAGAGATATGAAGAAAAAGGAGTTGGAAGCTTTGGCAGGTCTTAGCCATTATGCAATGAGCAAGATGAGTAGAGATGAAAATGTAACAACTGAAGTTCTCGGTAAGGTTTGTGCTGCACTTGATTGCAAGATTGAGGATATCATTGATTTTCTTCCGGATGAAAAATAA
- a CDS encoding type I restriction-modification system subunit M, with product MNKQQLATKIWESANKMRSKIEANEYKDYILGFIFYKFLSEKEVKYLKNNDWTDEYLPELKEEDKETVTSIQKNLGYFISYENLFSTWLSKGKDFSVQDVRDALSAFSRLINPTHKKVFDGIFDTLQTGLSKLGDSAASQSKSISDLIYLIKDIPMDGKQGYDVLGFIYEYLIEKFAANAGKKAGEFYTPHEVSLLMSEIVAEHLKNREKIEIFDPTSGSASLLINIGKSASKYIEGKNKIKYYAQELKQNTYNLTRMNLVMRGIEADNIVTRNGDTLEDDWPYFDENDPTQTYNPLYVDAVVSNPPYSQGWNPSDKETDPRYAGYGLAPKGKADYAFLLHDLYHIKPDGIMNIVLPHGVLFRGGEEGEIRKNLIEKNKIDTIIGLPANIFYGTGIPTIVMVLKQKRVNTDVLIIDASKGFVKEGKNNKLRASDIKKIVDVVTRRECVEKFSRVVSRDEIRRNDYNLNIPRYVDSSEKAESWDIYASMFGGLPISEINELNEYWTAFPKLKTALLEKTSGEYSRIVVTDIKKAVKENECVQAFEQSFKNAFGNFDDYLYNELIIKMDTLGISKTEEVLSLDIFARLKDIPLVDKYEAYQLLDDDWTKIAIDLEIIKTEGFESTKVVDPNMVVKKKGNLEQEVQEGWKGRIIPFDLVQNTLLLDEKQEIQKKENRLSEITSKYEELFDMLTEEEKEADFVNEDSFVFAEVKKALKNKDIEVETKEKLKEVEALNTEEKALKSEVKKESALLEEKTKETIESLSDEQVRQLLKKKWIHPLIQNLMQLPDRIVSELVAKLEALAKKYETTFAEIESQIEETEKELSLMIDDLEAGEFDMRGLYEFKKLLGGE from the coding sequence ATGAATAAGCAACAGTTAGCCACAAAAATTTGGGAGTCTGCAAATAAAATGCGTTCCAAAATAGAGGCGAACGAATATAAGGACTATATTTTAGGCTTTATATTCTATAAATTCCTTTCTGAAAAGGAAGTAAAGTATTTAAAAAACAATGACTGGACAGATGAATATCTTCCAGAATTAAAAGAGGAAGATAAAGAGACGGTTACCAGCATACAGAAAAATTTAGGATACTTTATATCTTATGAAAATTTATTTTCAACTTGGCTTTCTAAAGGCAAAGATTTTAGCGTTCAGGATGTTCGTGATGCTCTGTCTGCATTTAGTCGTCTAATCAACCCTACTCACAAGAAAGTATTTGATGGTATTTTCGACACATTACAAACAGGACTTAGTAAATTAGGTGATAGTGCAGCTTCGCAGTCAAAATCCATCAGTGATCTTATCTATCTTATCAAAGATATTCCAATGGACGGTAAACAAGGATATGATGTGCTGGGATTTATTTATGAATATTTAATAGAAAAATTTGCAGCTAATGCAGGAAAAAAAGCCGGTGAGTTCTATACGCCACACGAAGTATCCCTTCTTATGTCCGAAATTGTTGCCGAACATCTTAAAAATAGAGAGAAAATTGAGATTTTTGATCCAACAAGTGGTTCAGCCTCACTTCTTATTAACATCGGCAAGAGTGCGTCAAAGTATATCGAGGGAAAAAATAAAATTAAATATTATGCTCAAGAGCTAAAACAAAATACTTATAACCTCACTCGTATGAATTTGGTTATGCGTGGAATTGAAGCAGACAATATTGTCACTCGAAATGGAGATACCTTGGAAGATGATTGGCCGTACTTTGATGAAAATGATCCTACCCAAACATATAATCCGCTTTATGTAGATGCGGTTGTATCAAATCCGCCTTATTCACAAGGCTGGAATCCTTCGGATAAAGAGACTGATCCTCGTTATGCAGGATATGGACTTGCTCCAAAGGGAAAGGCGGATTACGCTTTCTTGCTTCATGACCTTTACCACATTAAACCAGACGGTATCATGAATATTGTTCTTCCACATGGTGTTTTATTCCGTGGTGGAGAGGAAGGAGAAATTCGTAAAAATTTAATTGAAAAGAATAAAATTGACACCATCATCGGGCTTCCTGCAAATATCTTTTACGGCACAGGGATTCCGACCATTGTGATGGTTTTAAAGCAAAAAAGAGTGAATACCGATGTGCTTATTATTGATGCCTCAAAAGGATTTGTAAAAGAAGGAAAGAATAACAAACTAAGAGCATCGGATATTAAGAAAATCGTTGATGTTGTAACTCGTAGAGAGTGTGTAGAAAAATTCTCACGAGTTGTCAGTCGTGATGAGATTAGAAGAAACGACTACAATCTTAACATTCCGAGATATGTTGATTCTTCCGAAAAGGCTGAGTCTTGGGATATTTATGCTTCCATGTTTGGAGGACTGCCTATTTCAGAAATTAACGAGTTGAATGAGTATTGGACAGCATTTCCAAAGCTTAAAACGGCTCTTTTAGAAAAAACATCAGGAGAGTACTCAAGGATTGTTGTTACAGATATAAAAAAAGCAGTTAAGGAAAATGAATGTGTACAGGCATTTGAACAAAGTTTCAAAAATGCTTTTGGAAATTTTGACGACTATTTGTATAACGAATTGATTATAAAAATGGATACACTTGGTATTTCAAAGACAGAGGAAGTTTTATCCTTAGATATTTTTGCAAGATTAAAAGATATTCCTCTTGTAGATAAGTATGAAGCATATCAATTACTTGATGATGATTGGACTAAAATTGCCATAGACTTAGAAATTATCAAGACAGAAGGCTTTGAATCAACAAAAGTCGTTGACCCTAATATGGTAGTCAAAAAGAAAGGAAATTTAGAACAGGAAGTACAGGAGGGTTGGAAAGGACGCATTATTCCTTTTGACCTTGTGCAAAATACATTACTTTTAGACGAAAAACAGGAGATACAGAAAAAAGAAAACAGGCTATCTGAAATTACTTCCAAGTATGAAGAACTTTTTGATATGCTTACCGAAGAAGAAAAAGAGGCAGACTTTGTAAATGAGGATAGCTTTGTATTTGCAGAAGTTAAGAAAGCACTAAAAAATAAAGATATTGAAGTAGAAACAAAGGAAAAATTAAAAGAAGTAGAAGCATTAAACACAGAAGAAAAGGCATTAAAGTCGGAAGTTAAAAAAGAAAGTGCATTATTAGAAGAAAAAACAAAGGAAACCATAGAAAGTCTGTCTGATGAACAGGTAAGGCAGCTACTTAAGAAAAAATGGATACATCCACTTATTCAGAATTTAATGCAGCTTCCTGACAGAATTGTTTCTGAATTGGTAGCAAAACTTGAAGCACTTGCAAAAAAATATGAAACTACGTTTGCTGAAATTGAGAGTCAAATTGAAGAAACGGAAAAAGAACTTTCTTTAATGATTGATGATTTGGAAGCCGGTGAGTTCGATATGCGAGGTCTCTATGAGTTCAAAAAACTTCTTGGAGGTGAATAG
- a CDS encoding restriction endonuclease subunit S gives MAENTKKPAIRFAGFTEVWEQRKLDTITDVRDGTHDSPQYVEDGHPFITSKNVKDGFINYEDIQYVSDKDYEEINKRSKVDKNDILMGMIGTIGNIALVREIPDFTIKNVALIKDIGDVFYHYLYHCLQSNSVAHQLDENLDGGTQKFIALNKIRELVIPVPSEYEQHKIGDYMELLDNLITLHQRKYDKLTNVKKSMLEKMFPKNGSNVPEIRFKGFTEAWEQCKLSDLVDVIDGDRGKNYPIESDFDISGHTLFLNASNVTTDGFAFDNNQFISEEKSNSMGNGKLNEDDIIITSRGSLGHIAWYNAYIQCIVPYARINSGMLILRKKKSVSTSYLHQFLKSEKGQNQISFMSFGSAQPQLTKKGVEGLLVNYPGSLNEQDKLGEYFANLDNLITLHQRKLEKLRNIKKSMLEKMFI, from the coding sequence ATGGCAGAAAATACAAAAAAACCGGCCATTAGATTTGCCGGATTTACAGAAGTTTGGGAACAGCGTAAGTTGGATACTATTACTGATGTGAGAGATGGAACTCACGATTCACCACAATATGTAGAAGATGGACATCCATTCATTACATCCAAAAATGTTAAAGATGGATTTATCAATTATGAAGATATACAGTATGTTTCTGATAAAGATTATGAGGAAATAAACAAACGCTCTAAAGTTGATAAAAATGATATTCTAATGGGTATGATTGGAACTATCGGAAACATTGCTTTAGTGCGTGAAATACCTGATTTTACAATAAAAAATGTTGCTTTAATTAAGGATATCGGTGATGTGTTTTATCATTACTTATATCACTGTTTACAATCAAATAGTGTTGCACATCAGTTGGACGAAAATCTTGATGGTGGAACTCAAAAGTTTATAGCTTTAAATAAAATAAGAGAGCTTGTTATACCTGTTCCAAGTGAGTATGAGCAACACAAAATAGGCGATTATATGGAGTTACTCGACAACCTTATCACCCTTCATCAGCGTAAGTATGACAAATTGACCAATGTAAAAAAATCTATGCTTGAAAAAATGTTTCCGAAAAATGGTTCAAATGTACCGGAAATTCGTTTTAAGGGTTTTACTGAAGCTTGGGAACAGTGTAAGCTTTCAGACCTTGTTGATGTAATAGATGGAGACAGAGGAAAGAACTACCCTATAGAATCAGATTTTGATATAAGTGGACATACATTATTTTTAAATGCATCAAATGTAACAACAGATGGATTTGCTTTCGATAACAATCAGTTTATATCAGAAGAAAAATCTAATAGTATGGGAAATGGAAAGCTTAATGAAGATGATATTATAATAACTTCAAGAGGTTCATTAGGACATATAGCTTGGTATAACGCCTATATTCAGTGTATTGTTCCTTATGCACGTATAAATTCTGGTATGTTGATTTTGAGAAAAAAGAAGAGTGTAAGTACATCATATTTACATCAATTTCTGAAATCTGAAAAAGGGCAAAATCAAATATCGTTTATGAGTTTTGGAAGTGCTCAACCACAATTAACAAAAAAGGGTGTAGAAGGATTGCTTGTTAATTATCCAGGTTCATTAAATGAACAAGACAAGTTGGGAGAGTATTTCGCCAATCTCGACAACCTTATCACCCTTCATCAGCGTAAGCTGGAAAAATTGAGAAATATCAAGAAATCTATGCTTGAAAAGATGTTTATTTAG
- a CDS encoding DUF3990 domain-containing protein, producing MDKLILFHGTPDKIVVPTYGKGEEKHDYGQGFYLTESIDLAKEWAVCRPNEKNGWVHKYQLDTAGLKILDFQDKGVLAWLTELMKHRDAADSKRYRMLAKKFIEKYGVDTKEYDVIRGWRANASYFYIAKEFVRDNIDMDILEELLSFGGLGIQYCIKSKLAYSKLHELDDGLMAVQYAEFNEKYNQRDITARQKMRELVDSEANSVTKVFSTLFKE from the coding sequence ATGGACAAGTTGATCTTATTTCATGGCACTCCTGACAAAATCGTAGTACCGACATACGGCAAGGGCGAAGAAAAGCATGACTACGGTCAAGGGTTTTACTTGACCGAAAGTATAGACCTTGCTAAAGAATGGGCAGTTTGTAGGCCGAATGAGAAAAACGGATGGGTTCATAAGTATCAGCTTGATACTGCCGGACTTAAAATCTTGGATTTTCAAGATAAAGGCGTTTTGGCTTGGCTGACTGAACTGATGAAGCATAGGGATGCTGCCGACTCAAAGCGTTACCGTATGCTTGCAAAGAAGTTTATAGAAAAATATGGCGTAGATACAAAAGAATATGATGTTATCAGAGGATGGCGAGCAAATGCCTCTTATTTCTACATTGCAAAGGAATTTGTAAGAGACAATATTGATATGGATATTCTTGAAGAACTGCTTTCTTTTGGCGGTTTGGGTATTCAGTATTGTATTAAGTCCAAGCTTGCTTATTCTAAGCTGCATGAGTTAGATGATGGCTTAATGGCGGTTCAGTATGCTGAATTTAACGAAAAGTATAATCAGCGGGACATTACTGCAAGACAGAAAATGAGAGAACTTGTTGACTCAGAAGCCAATAGTGTAACCAAGGTGTTCAGTACGCTTTTTAAGGAGTGA
- a CDS encoding NADAR family protein, producing the protein MSVICFHNLNEENGYLSNWYLSPFTVEKKNFSSMEQFMMYRKAICFGDEAVAKNILSTDDTSQIKVLGRQVKNYDEHIWNGIRQIVVYEGLLAKFSQNEDLKDRLKSTGEAILAECAVKDLIWGVGLSMKDPNRLDKTKWKGQNLLGYTLMMVRECL; encoded by the coding sequence ATGAGTGTTATATGTTTTCACAATCTAAATGAAGAAAATGGTTATTTAAGTAATTGGTATCTATCACCATTTACAGTAGAGAAGAAAAATTTTTCATCAATGGAACAATTCATGATGTATCGAAAAGCGATTTGCTTTGGCGACGAAGCAGTAGCTAAAAATATACTTTCCACTGATGATACCTCCCAAATCAAGGTACTTGGAAGACAAGTAAAAAATTATGATGAGCATATCTGGAACGGTATTAGGCAGATTGTAGTTTATGAAGGGCTTTTGGCAAAATTCTCACAGAATGAGGATTTAAAAGATAGACTTAAATCTACCGGAGAAGCTATATTAGCAGAATGTGCGGTAAAAGACCTAATTTGGGGTGTGGGATTATCAATGAAAGATCCTAACAGGCTTGATAAAACAAAATGGAAAGGGCAAAATTTGCTTGGATATACACTTATGATGGTGCGGGAATGTTTGTAA